The following coding sequences lie in one Crassostrea angulata isolate pt1a10 chromosome 10, ASM2561291v2, whole genome shotgun sequence genomic window:
- the LOC128165407 gene encoding phosphoglucomutase-like, with amino-acid sequence MSYSSTTVSSSPIEGQKPGTSGLRKAVKVYLQKNYTENFVQSILEGGLSKIEGSTLVIGGDGRYYEKEATLLIIKMCAANGVSKVIVAQNGLMSTPAVSCVIRKYKTNGGIILTASHNPGGPDADFGIKFNTENGGPAPENVTDKIFERTKSISQYKICPDLNADISKVGLSTYTVDGKEFSVLVIDSVLDYVEYMKEIFDFPALKKYLSTGKQVLIDAMNGEGRGTRIPSANNEGKR; translated from the exons ATGTCATACTCATCAACTACAGTTTCATCTTCCCCGATAGAGGGACAGAAGCCGGGGACGAGCGGACTAAGGAAAGCTGTCAAAGTCTACTTGCAAAAAAATTACACGGAAAATTTTGTGCAGAGTATACTGGAAGGGGGGTTAAGTAAAATAGAGGGTTCGACTCTAGTCATCGGAGGCGATGGACGATACTATGAAAAGGAGGCAACATTGCTCATCATTAAAATGTGTGCAGCAAATGGG GTGTCTAAAGTAATAGTTGCTCAGAATGGTTTAATGTCAACACCAGCAGTATCCTGTGTCATTCGTAAATACAAAACTAATGGTGGAATTATTTTGACTGCAAGTCATAATCCTGGGGGCCCAGATGCTGATTTTGGCATAAAGTTCAATACTGAAAATGGAG gTCCAGCTCCAGAAAATGTAAcagacaaaatatttgaaagaacAAAAAGCATTAGTCAGTACAAGATTTGTCCCGATTTGAATGCTGATATCTCCAAAGTTGGCCTTTCTACATACACGGTTGATGGTAAAGAGTTCAGTGTTCTGGTCATAGACTCTGTGTTGGATTATGTGGAGTATATGAAGGAAATATTCGACTTCCCTGCTCTGAAAAAATACCTGTCCACAGGGAAACAAGTGCTTATTGATGCAATGAATGGAG
- the LOC128165403 gene encoding uncharacterized protein LOC128165403, which produces MAMSAEEEIPAMAQHYLVCGTEDCKRNCQFYCNPCHQRLCERCRDEHQKSPDTKEHEVVTYKQRKPQLPEEKCNLHPKRNVEILCKECNVPLCAKCIFMKEHTGHQLDDLEEKYAEKVAFCRSEISKIQEYYLSTSQGLKKEIREDVMEIKKTMDNIRNSIKAEAESLKELVDRVTSDKLEQANKIEETLLKTLNLQEKTYEDYTEYLEKLLKEFHRYKSITNFRVLFSEDFDKLKIQSIPETTQPVLPVFTAGQFYKDDVSKLLGSVNFPNINPDNRRIKPMETVSTQLKLTGKQTRRDAEKSDVKQTLSLFPSVTEVREYKVPGVKGVCHISLGKSGRLWGSDVSGNLVHTDLQGNQIQKIQTSGGYGYHTVRQDGYLIFTDNKNKVINRIKQNNTITEFIKTGDWGPISIHSSRINGDILVGMIKDGEAKVTMYNKTGKEIQSIQRDNKGQGLYSDPHYITENINGDICTSDYSKEVVVVVNKSGQHRFSYTGQGSRFYPYGICTDLLGHIIVCNGCFGNDSLDIIDQDGQFLSLLRTQQQGIHPRGVCVDDKNNLHVGRYITTTVTVYKYLQ; this is translated from the coding sequence ATGGCAATGTCTGCAGAAGAAGAAATACCGGCGATGGCCCAGCACTATTTGGTTTGTGGCACTGAAGACTGTAAGAGGAACTGTCAGTTCTATTGCAATCCTTGTCACCAAAGATTGTGTGAAAGATGCAGAGATGAACATCAGAAGAGTCCAGATACCAAGGAACATGAAGTGGTCACATACAAACAACGCAAACCACAACTTCCAGAGGAGAAATGCAATCTCCATCCAAAACGAAATGTAGAAATTCTTTGTAAGGAATGTAATGTCCCTCTTTGCGCTAAATGTATCTTCATGAAAGAGCACACCGGCCATCAACTTGACGATCTGGAAGAAAAATACGCAGAAAAGGTCGCATTTTGCAGATCAGAAATCTCCAAAATCCAAGAGTATTACCTCTCAACATCACaaggtttaaaaaaagagaTTAGAGAAGATGTCATGGAAATAAAGAAGACTATGGACAACATCAGAAATTCCATAAAGGCTGAAGCGGAGTCTCTGAAAGAGCTGGTGGATAGGGTAACATCAGACAAATTGGAACAAGCCAATAAAATAGAAGAAACACTTctcaaaacattaaatttacaGGAAAAAACTTATGAGGACTACACTGAATATCTTGAAAAACTTCTGAAGGAGTTTCACAGGTACAAGTCCATCACCAATTTCAGAGTTTTATTTTCTGaggattttgataaattgaaaatCCAGTCCATACCAGAGACAACACAGCCTGTCCTACCAGTGTTTACTGCTGGCCAGTTCTACAAAGACGATGTTTCTAAGTTGCTTGGTAGCGTAAATTTTCCGAACATCAACCCTGATAATAGAAGAATAAAACCCATGGAGACTGTCTCTACACAGTTGAAACTTACAGGGAAACAGACGAGACGAGACGCAGAGAAATCTGACGTGAAACAAACACTGTCTCTGTTTCCCTCTGTCACCGAGGTCAGGGAGTACAAAGTACCAGGTGTTAAGGGTGTATGCCATATATCACTAGGTAAATCAGGCAGACTCTGGGGCAGTGATGTTAGTGGTAACCTTGTCCATACAGATCTACAGGGGAATCAGATACAGAAGATACAAACCAGTGGTGGATATGGCTATCACACAGTCAGACAGGACGGATATCTGATCTTTACAGACAACAAGAACAAAGTCATCAATAGGATAAAACAGAATAATACAATCACTGAATTTATTAAAACAGGAGATTGGGGACCAATCAGCATACACTCCTCCCGCATCAATGGGGACATACTGGTGGGGATGATAAAGGATGGAGAGGCTAAAGTCACCATGTACAACAAGACAGGAAAAGAAATACAGAGCATACAGAGGGACAACAAAGGACAGGGACTGTATAGTGATCCAcactacatcacagaaaacatcaatggAGATATCTGTACATCAGACTATAGCAAAGAAGTTGTAGTGGTAGTAAATAAATCAGGACAACACAGGTTCTCCTACACAGGTCAGGGGTCACGGTTTTATCCCTATGGTATCTGTACTGATCTTCTTGGTCACATCATTGTCTGTAACGGTTGTTTTGGTAATGATTCACTTGACATCATTGATCAGGACGGTCAGTTCTTGTCTCTACTACGCACACAACAACAAGGGATACATCCCCGTGGTGTATGTGTCGATGACAAGAACAATCTCCATGTGGGACGATATATCACCACCACAGTGACAGTCTACAAGTATCTACAGTAA